The sequence TCTGCTCGGTGGGGGAGCTGGTCCACCTCTGGGAGCGTGGCCTCAAGGAGAACAACCGCTGCGGCTGCGGCGACCGCTTCCGGGAGTGCGCCTTCTGGGGCCGGGTCGGGGAGCTCGCCTTCGGCGGCTGGGACCGCCTGGACGTCGGGGAGGTGCTGGCCCTCAAGGCCTCGGTGGACCGCAACCGGTTCGTGCCGCTGATGGTCGCGCCGGCCCTGTCGCCCGCCTACCGGGCCCGCATGCGCCGCTACCTGGAGCTGCTGGGGCGGCTGTACGACGCCGTCCGGGAGGTCAGCGGGCGCCCGCTGGTGGTCGACGCCAGCAAGCACGCCTCCCACGCCTTCCTGGTCCGGCGCATGCGCGGGGTCGACCTGCGCCTGGTCCATCTGGTCCGCGACAGCCGCGGGGTGGCGTTCTCCTGGTCCAAGCGGATGCGGCGGGCCGAGGTGGTCGAGGGCGACGCCCTCATGGCCACCGACACCCCGCTGCGCATGAGCGCCCGCTACCTCGGCTACAACCTGCTGTTCCACCTCCTGCAGGCGACCGGCGTGCGCGGCATCCTGCTCCGCTACGAGTCGCTGGTCCGCGACCCGGCGGCCGAGCTCGCCCGGGTGCTCGCGCTGGCCAGCCGGCCCGCGGCCGCCGGCGAGCTCGGCTTCGTTGGCGACGGCTGGGTCGAGCTCGGTCCCAGCCACGCCCTGGC is a genomic window of Actinomycetota bacterium containing:
- a CDS encoding sulfotransferase, translated to MSTVLFIGGLGRSGSTLLERMLGRLDDVCSVGELVHLWERGLKENNRCGCGDRFRECAFWGRVGELAFGGWDRLDVGEVLALKASVDRNRFVPLMVAPALSPAYRARMRRYLELLGRLYDAVREVSGRPLVVDASKHASHAFLVRRMRGVDLRLVHLVRDSRGVAFSWSKRMRRAEVVEGDALMATDTPLRMSARYLGYNLLFHLLQATGVRGILLRYESLVRDPAAELARVLALASRPAAAGELGFVGDGWVELGPSHALAGNPMRFRSGRVPLQVDEEWRGQLRRRHRLLTSVSTWPLLLAYGYLAKGTGRGR